The Oncorhynchus keta strain PuntledgeMale-10-30-2019 unplaced genomic scaffold, Oket_V2 Un_scaffold_5444_pilon_pilon, whole genome shotgun sequence genome contains a region encoding:
- the dtwd1 gene encoding tRNA-uridine aminocarboxypropyltransferase 1 — protein sequence MSSSDVLASPSGVDVSSSPKSPLAKTQQPDKDSKPVTKQNPGPASPPLHGLKLAPHRELEQAQQRGRLKCSSCGGSRMFFCYTCCSLVGVSQQEIPSVKLPIKIDIIKHPSEVDGKSTAIHAKILAPDDVTIYTYPCIPEYEDDTDKVVLVFPGPGSVSVEEMTWRLQNLAVMKSAASPDEEPSPKRPRAEETPGATQQAEGHTSGATHTEERGGEARIEGQTETPGACPLQRVVFIDSTWNQTTRIITDERLQALLRVELKTRKTCFWRHQKGSPDTYLATIEAVYYFLKDYQELCLRQEYTGQYDNLMYFYCYLHTLINKAKTTAGRR from the exons aTGTCCAGTTCGGACGTGCTAGCCAGTCCCAGTGGTGTGGACGTGTCCTCCTCTCCCAAATCACCACTGGCTAAAACCCAGCAACCTGACAAGGACTCCAAACCAGTAACCAAACAGAACCCTGgtcctgcctcccctcccctccatggTCTGAAGCTGGCTCCCCACAGGGAGCTGGAGCAGGCACAGCAGAGGGGCAGGCTGAAGTGTTCTAGCTGCGGAGGCTCCCGGATGTTCTTCTGCTACACCTGCTGCTCTTTAGTGGGCGTCAGCCAGCAGGAAATCCCCTCTGTCAAG CTCCCTATAAAGATTGACATCATCAAGCATCCCAGTGAGGTTGATGGGAAGAGCACAGCCATACACGCCAAGATCCTCGCCCCCGATGATGTCACCATCTACACCTACCCCTGCATACCTGAGTATGAAGATGACACAGACAAA GTAGTGCTGGTGTTCCCTGGTCCTGGATCAGTCTCAGTGGAGGAGATGACATGGAGATTACAGAACCTGGCTGTCATGAAGTCAGCTGCCTCCCCAGATGAGGAACCGTCCCCAAAGAGGCCCAGAGCCGAGGAGACGCCAGGGGCCACACAGCAGGCTGAGGGACACACATCAGgagccacacacacagaagagaggggaggggaagcaAGGATAGAGGGCCAGACTGAGACACCAGGGGCCTGTCCCCTCCAGAGAGTGGTGTTCATCGACAGCACATGGAACCAGACCACCAGAATCATCACAGATGAGAGACTACAGG CGTTGCTCCGTGTGGAGCTGAAGACCAGGAAGACGTGTTTTTGGCGCCATCAGAAAGGTTCTCCAGACACCTACCTGGCAACCATAGAGGCTGTCTACTACTTCCTCAAGGACTACCAGGAGCTGTGTCTGAGACAGGAGTACACAGGACAGTACGACAACCTGATGTACTTCTACTGTTACCTACACACACTGATCAACAAGGCTAAGACAACCGCTGGGAGACGCTGA